In the Arachis ipaensis cultivar K30076 chromosome B10, Araip1.1, whole genome shotgun sequence genome, one interval contains:
- the LOC107624336 gene encoding uncharacterized protein At4g04980-like, protein MASSRLCGFPLLNRRRTYDPMKGTNSSPKKQFSKSLNEGKKGESMEWSFVSADQLMLMIQVHKKILVFRDIIDLAPLNTSISLREMVITTLGDLHGLYPGIILQNKVSRIKDKSTDQALAYFCEVLKSIGESWIMNSDCINNINCVFPSCKDRSNMLQLGETLLATLDCMIKIANDKFDIMEEDYHKNEFGTFGKSTPTYGSPSFHGSSFLGSSSPDTPRGVLPEPMKYPARTGENSPKSSGTSPLRTLRIQSLGKLNPIDLKRLSFHMSPPHKATQNKKINEEPDREMEVDHKDGKAEKDDTPEDLVFGMETTEKSEITNGDHKECDEAQAMQEEKEEKSQSPKPLETTAMLMEEAPKLASSSNSSPLSPVVPATNVMQPNKAMLAPPPPPPPPPAPSSAKLQKSFVSLNMPPPPSPPPVPLSSSLSSVSSPPPPPPPIMSLKAGSAPPPPPPMSLKSGSAPAPPPPLPRGNGGAALPPPPPGPGRCLRPKATTKLKRSTQLGTLYRTLKGKVEGSSLKGKSGGGRSSSNGAASSSGGKQSMADALAEMTKRSSYFQQIEEDVQKYAKQIQELRSAITNYKTKDMTDLIKFHQDVESVLEKLTDESQVLSRFEGFPSKKLEAMRMAAALYNKLNSILNELQNWKIVSPVNQLLEKTERYFDKIKTELEALERTKDEESKKFKGHNIEFDFHILIKIKEAMVDVSSNCMELALKERRSDAAKNNSDGKRKDYAKLLWRAFQFAFKVYTFAGGIDDRADKLTKELAREIESDPNQP, encoded by the exons ATGGCATCTAGCAGATTATGCGGTTTTCCTTTGCTCAATAGAAGAAGAACTTATGAT CCTATGAAGGGGACTAATAGTTCTCCAAAgaagcaattttcaaaatcattgAATGAAGGGAAGAAGGGAGAGTCAATGGAGTGGTCATTTGTGAGTGCAGATCAATTGATGCTAATGATTCAGGTCCATAAGAAGATCTTGGTCTTCAGGGACATCATTGACCTAGCTCCATTGAACACATCTATCTCCTTACGTGAG ATGGTTATTACAACCCTGGGTGATCTGCATGGGCTCTATCCGGGGATCATATTGCAAAATAAGGTTTCGAGGATTAAGGATAAGTCTACTGATCAG GCTCTAGCCTACTTTTGTGAGGTTTTGAAGTCTATTGGAGAGTCATGGATAATGAATAGTGACTGCATTAACAACATCAATTGTGTGTTTCCTTCTTGCAAGGATAGGAGCAATATGCTGCAACTTG GGGAAACTTTGTTGGCCACACTTGATTGTATGATCAAGATTGCAAATGACAAGTTTGATATCATGGAAGAAGATTATCATAAGAACGAATTTGGGACGTTCGGAAAATCTACACCTACATATGGCTCCCCTTCCTTTCATGGTAGCAGCTTCTTGGGCAGCTCTTCTCCGGACACGCCTAGAGGTGTTCTTCCAGAACCCATGAAATACCCTGCCAGAACCGGAGAGAACAGTCCAAAATCTTCTGGTACCTCACCGCTTAGGACTCTCAGAATTCAGTCTTTGGGAAAGCTGAATCCAATTGATTTGAAGCGCTTGTCTTTCCATATGTCACCACCCCACAAGGCAACTCAAAACAAGAAGATTAATGAGGAACCAGACAGAGAAATGGAAGTGGATCACAAAGATGGAAAAGCTGAAAAGGATGACACACCAGAGGATCTAGTTTTTGGTATGGAGACAACAGAGAAATCAGAGATAACAAATGGAGATCATAAAGAATGTGATGAAGCtcaagcaatgcaagaagaaaaagaggaaaagtCACAATCTCCCAAACCATTGGAAACAACAGCTATGCTGATGGAGGAAGCACCAAAGCTTGcatcatcatcaaattcatctcCATTATCGCCAGTAGTACCAGCAACAAATGTTATGCAGCCAAATAAGGCAATGCTGGctccgccaccaccaccaccacctccacctGCACCATCATCAGCCAAATTGCAAAAAAGTTTTGTATCACTTAATATGCCACCACCACCTTCTCCACCACCAGTGCCTCTGAGCTCAAGCTTGAGTTCAGTATCATCacctccaccaccacctccccCAATCATGTCCTTGAAAGCGGGATCAGCTCCACCACCTCCACCACCCATGTCCTTGAAATCCGGATCAGCTCCAGCACCTCCACCACCACTGCCACGTGGAAATGGGGGTGCTGCATTGCCACCACCTCCACCTGGTCCAGGTAGATGCTTGCGGCCCAAGGCAACTACAAAATTGAAGAGATCAACACAATTGGGCACCCTTTATCGAACTCTGAAGGGAAAAGTGGAAGGGTCAAGCCTCAAAGGCAAGTCGGGTGGCGGGAGAAGCAGCTCAAATGGAGCAGCATCAAGCTCCGGAGGAAAACAAAGTATGGCTGATGCTCTAGCAGAGATGACAAAAAG ATCATCTTACTTCcaacaaatagaagaagatgttCAAAAATATGCAAAACAGATCCAGGAACTGAGGTCTGCTATTACCAATTACAAGACTAAAGATATGACAGATTTGATTAAGTTCCACCAAGATGTTGAGTCTGTTCTTGAGAAGCTAACTGATGAATCACAG GTCCTATCAAGGTTTGAAGGTTTCCCCTCAAAGAAGTTAGAAGCTATGAGAATGGCAGCAGCACTCTATAATAAGCTGAATTCAATTCTTAACGAGCTTCAAAATTGGAAGATAGTGAGTCCTGTGAATCAGCTCCTTGAAAAGACCGAACGTTATTTCGATAAG ATCAAAACAGAGTTGGAAGCTTTGGAGCGAACCAAAGATGAAGAATCCAAGAAATTCAAGGGCCATAACATTGAATTCGACTTCCACATTCTTATAAAAATCAAAGAAGCAATGGTGGACGTCTCCTCTAATTGCATGGAGTTAGCACTAAAG GAGAGGCGCAGTGATGCTGCTAAGAATAATAGTGATGGGAAAAGAAAAGATTATGCAAAGTTGCTATGGAGAGCTTTCCAATTTGCATTCAAGGTTTATACATTTGCAGGTGGAATTGATGATCGTGCTGACAAGCTCACAAAGGAACTTGCTAGGGAAATAGAGAGTGATCCAAACCAACCGTGA
- the LOC107623512 gene encoding GPN-loop GTPase 1 codes for MHMDSTDSSAVQAEDKEKEQLTENMNKLHIEGSSSSGNGSPNFRRKPVIIIVVGMAGTGKTTFLHRLVCHTQMSNIRGYVVNLDPAVMTLPFAANIDIRDTVKYKEVMKQFNLGPNGGILTSLNLFATKFDEVVSVIERRADQLDYVLVDTPGQIEIFTWSASGAIITEAFASTFPTVVTYVVDTPRSENPTTFMSNMLYACSILYKTRLPLILAFNKVDVAQHEFALEWMDDFEAFQAAVSSDHSYTSSLTQSLSLALDEFYKNLRSVGVSAISGAGVEDFFKAVETSAEEYMESYKADLDKRREEKQRLEAERRRENMDKLRRDMEKTGGQNVVLSTGLKDKEASKSKSIIEEEDEVEEDDKMDDDDDDDLGIYSEEGDAIDEDEDEEVDRFAF; via the exons ATGCATATGGATTCCACCGATTCTTCGGCAGTTCAA GCAGAAGACAAAGAGAAGGAGCAGCTCACAGAGAATATGAACAAATTGCATATTGAAGGATCATCATCATCTGGGAATGGATCACCTAACTTCAGAAGAAAACCGGTCATTATCATAGTTGTAGGAATGGCAG GTACTGGGAAAACAACATTTCTTCATAGGTTGGTTTGCCACACACAAATGTCGAATATTCGGGGTTATGTGGTCAATCTCGACCCAGCTGTTATGACCCTGCCTTTTGCTGCAAACATTGATATTAGAGATACTGTTAAGTACAAAGAAGTCATGAAGCAGTTCAACCTTGGCCCTAATGGTGGAATTTTGACTTCCCTTAACTTGTTTGCTACCAAGTTTGACGAG GTAGTCTCTGTTATTGAGAGGCGAGCAGATCAACTTGACTATGTTCTTGTGGATACGCCTGGGCAGATCGAGATATTCACCTGGTCTGCTTCTGGTGCTATTATTACAGAAGCATTTGCCTCCACATTTCCCACTGTAGTCACCTATGTTGTTGATACACCTCGTTCAGAAAATCCCACCACTTTCATGAGCAACATGCTTTATGCTTGTAGTATCCTCTACAAGACCAGGTTACCTCTTATCTTGGCTTTCAACAAGGTTGATGTAGCTCAGCATGAGTTTGCCTTGGAG TGGATGGATGATTTCGAGGCGTTCCAAGCAGCAGTAAGTTCAGATCACTCGTACACATCAAGCTTGACTCAGAGCCTTTCTCTTGCGCTAGATGAATTCTACAAGAATTTGAGATCAGTTGGagtttctgcaatttctggtgcaggTGTTGAAGACTTCTTCAAGGCTGTTGAAACTAGTGCCGAGGAATACATGGAAAGCTATAA GGCTGATCTTGATAAAAGACGCGAAGAGAAGCAGCGATTAGAGGCAGAGCGAAGGAGGGAAAACATGGATAAACTGAGGAGGGACATGGAGAAAACTGGGGGACAAAACGTAGTCTTGAGCACTGGTTTGAAAGACAAAGAAGCAAGTAAAAGCAAAAGCATAATAGAAGAGGAGGATGAGGTTGAAGAggatgataaaatggatgatgatgatgatgatgatttgggGATATATAGTGAAGAGGGAGATGCTAtagatgaggatgaagatgaggAAGTTGATAGGTTTGCTTTCTAA
- the LOC107619982 gene encoding TMV resistance protein N-like — protein sequence MQRLSATLYPKVARPACDVFINHRGIDTKRNIAGLLYDSLTRNGVRSFLDSKNMKPGDRLFDHIDRAIVGSKVGVAVFSPRYCDSYFCLHELALLMESRKRVVPIFFDVKPSNLRVKDNGTCPPNELRRFDLALQEAKNIVGLTFDSSKGDWSELLRDASDAVMVNLMEVEEERKRMKMRV from the exons ATGCAGCGTTTGTCAGCAACGTTGTACCCAAAGGTTGCTCGTCCGGCGTGTGACGTGTTCATCAACCACCGTGGGATCGACACGAAGCGAAACATCGCCGGGCTGTTGTACGACAGCCTCACGAGGAACGGTGTAAGATCTTTCTTGGACAGCAAGAATATGAAGCCTGGGGATAGACTCTTTGATCACATTGATAGGGCTATTGTCGGAAGCAAGGTCGGTGTTGCCGTCTTCTCCCCTCGCTATTGCGACTCCTATTTCTGCCTCCATGAGCTAGCTCTGCTCATGGAGTCCAGAAAGAGGGTCGTTCCTATTTTTTTCGACGTCAAGCCTTCGAATCTTCGTGTTAAGGACAACGGAACTTGTCCTCCTAACGAGCTTCGAAGGTTTGACTTAGCTCTCCAGGAAGCCAAGAACATTGTGGGTTTAACCTTTGATTCTTCTAAAGG GGACTGGTCGGAGTTGTTAAGGGATGCTTCGGATGCAGTAATGGTGAACTTGATGGAGGTAGAGGAAGAAAGGAAGCGCATGAAGATGAGGGTGTAA